From Pseudomonas sp. G2-4:
CTGCTGTCTCTGTGCGCCTGTCTATAAAAATAAGAACACTACCGGGAGACTTCCTTGTGAAGAGTTTGCTCTGGCCCGCCGTCGCGCTGATGAACCGCCTGAGCTTCGGCATGAAGTTCAGCCTGATCAGCGTGTTGTTCCTGCTACCGATGCTAGTGACCAATTTCTTTCTGGTGCGCGAGTCCTATCGAGAGTTCCAAGGCACCCAGGTGGAGCTGCAAAGCCTCGACCTGCTGGGCAGCAGCCTGACCCTGCGTCGGGACCTGGAAACCTTGAACAACCTGGTGCAAATAAACGCCAGCCTCGGTCAGTCCGGCAAGGCCGGTGACGTGGAGGCGAAGATCGGCACCTTGGAACAGCAGGTGCTTGCGCGTTTGCAGGGCATGAGCGCCATGGCCGTCGAGGCCGAGCAGGTCAGCGCCTTCGATGCCAAGCGCGACGAAATGATTGCCGCGTTCAAGGCGCAGCAGGCGGAAAGCTCCCTACTAAGCAAGAGTGCCTTGATCGGCAAGCTGCTCAATAACGCGCAGATGTTCAGCCAGATTATCGCGAGCCAGGCGGGCCTGAGCCGCGACAACCAGGGTGACATCCGTCAGCTCAGCGAGTTGATCATCGGCATGACCCCCAAGGTCACCCAGATCCTCGGCGAAGGCCGCGCACTGGGCGCTTCGTCGTTGGGGCTGGGCTTTCTCAATTCGGCCTCGAGTACCCGGTTCGACGAATTGCTGGCGCAGATCGAAAAGCTTCAGGGTGAATATGACGTGAAATTGCAGGATGCCCTGGGCTCCAGCAAGGCGGCCGGGCAAGCCCTTGCCACTCAGGCCGACGGCAGCAAGGGCAGCCTCAAGAAGGCCTCGGATCTGATCGAGGAACAGGTGGTGATGGCTGACACCCTCGATGCGCCATGGCCGGCGTTCTATGACCAGGTCAGCGGCCTGATGGAACAGACTTACCGGCTGAATGAGTCGACCCAGGGCTTCTTGGGTGTCCAGCTGCAGCAGCGCTTGGAACAGAACCGCAGCCACATGGTGCTGCAAGCCGTGGCGCTGGCCGTAGTGTTCCTGCTGATTTTTTATCTGTACGCCGGCTTCTACGCGTCGACCCGCACCACGCTCCAGCACCTGGGCCAGATGATGGACAAGGTGGCCGCCGGCGATATGACGGTCAATTTCGTGGCCCGCAGCAAGGACGAGCTGGGCGAGTTGGGTGAAGTGTTCAACGGCACCGTAAAGAAGATCCATGACCTGATCGAACAGGTCGGCCGAACGGTTGCCGAAGTCGAACGCCAGGCCGGGCAGGTGGAAACGGTCTCGGCCCAGAGTAACCAGGCTGTCGCCGGGCAGCGCAGCCAGATCGAACTGGTGGCCACGGCGATGAACCAAATGTCGGCGACGGCCCAGGAAGTCGCCCGCAGTGCCGCTGCCGCCGTCAGTAGCGCTCACAGCGTCAATGACGAAACCCTCAGCGGGCGTGGGCTGGTGGAGTCCCAGCAGGGCAGCATCGCCCGGTTGGCGAGCGAGATCGATCAGTCGGTGCAGGTGATCAATCAATTGGCAATCGACAGCCAGGCCATCAGCCGTGTGCTGGATGTGATCAAAAGCATCGCCGAGCAGACTAACTTGCTGGCCCTCAACGCCGCCATCGAAGCGGCCCGGGCCGGCGAGCAGGGGCGCGGTTTTGCGGTGGTGGCCGACGAAGTGCGGACCCTGGCCAAGCGGACCCAACAATCGACCGAAGAGATCGAGGCGATGATCACCCACCTGCACAGTGGTGTGGGCGCCGCCGTCAAGGCCATGGGCACCAGCCATGAGATGGCCAGCGGCACCGTCGGTCAGTCGGAAAAAGTCCAGCAGGCGCTGGAAAATATCCTCGGCGCCGTCGGCATGATCGTCGACCAGAACCAGCAGATCGCCGCCGCTGTGGAGCAGCAGACCGCCGTGGCCCACGACATCGACCAGAACATCGTCGAGATCAACCGTGCCGGCGAACGCACCGCCGAAGGTGCGTACCAGACCGAAAACGCCAGCCGCGAACTGTCTGCCCAGGTGGTGCAGCTCAAGCAGTTGATCAATGCGTTTCGGGTGTGATCGTTATGTCCGTCACGAATCTAATGTGGGAGCGAGCCTGCTCGCGATAGCGGTGTATCAGTCGACAAATGGGTGGTCTGACACACTGCAATCGCGAGCAAGCTCGCTCCCACAGGTTTCTTTACCAGCCGAATAATCCGCGGGCGTTGGCTGTGCTGGCCTCGGCCAGTTTGTGCGGGCTGATACCCATGATTTCGGCTAATGCATCACAGATCGCCGGTAGATGCGCCGGACTGTTGCGCTGCCCCGGAAACATCGCCGGGGCCATGTCCGGTGAGTCGGTTTCCAGCACCACCGCTTCCAGTGGCAGCTTCGCCAGCACCCTGTGCATCCGCAGGGCCTGGGGCCAGGTCGCGGCGCCGCCGAGGCCGAGCTTGAAACCGAGCTTGATGTATTCGCGGGCCTCTTCAAGGCTGCCGGCGAACGCATGGATGATCCCCGTGCGTTTCAGGCCGAAGCGCTTGAGGGTCGCGATCACGGCAGCATGGCTGCGGCGCACGTGGATCAGTGCCGGCAGTTCGAACTCCGCCGCCAGCTGCAGTTGCGCCTCGAACAGCGCTTGCTGGCGCTCACGGTCGAGGGTTTCGATGTAGTAGTCGAGACCGATTTCCCCCACTGCACACAGTTGCCGATGTCCGGCCAGGCGGGCCAGCCATTCGCGTAGTTGCGCCAGGTCTTCGGGGCAATGCTGATCGAGATACACCGGATGCAGGCCCAGGGCAGCGTGCAGGTCCGGGTCGCTTTGCACCAGATCCCAGACCCGCTGCCAGTTGTCCCGATACACCCCCAGCACCACCATCTGCCGGACGCCCAAGGCGCGACTGTCGGCCAGTAGGGCCGGACGGTCCGTGTCGAAGTCCGGGAAGTCCAAGTGGGTGTGGGTGTCGATCAACTCCATGGGTCAGCCTTGGTGAATGCGCTGCTTGAACGTTCGTGCGATGGCCTGCACGCCAGGTTGGTAGTCATCGTTTTCGATGGCCGCCAGCGCCAGTTCCAGTGCTTTGTCGGCGATCAGCTGATGCTGCTGGGACATGGCGTTGACCGGAAGCGGCAGGAAATCCAGCAACTGCGTGTCACCGAACGTGCCCAGGCGCAGCGGGCGCGATTTGAGCGGGAAATCGTGCAGGGCATCGAACACCCCTTGCAGCAGGACATAGGAGGTCGTGATCAGCGCATCGGGTAGGTGCCCCAGGCGTGCGAGCATTTCATCCATCAATTGGCGGCCACATTCACGGCTGAACGATTCGCCGTGCTCGATCAGCACCTGGCCTTCGAAGCCGGCCAGCGCTTCGTTGAAACCGGCGGTCCGTTCCTGGCTGATGCTCAACTCGGGGCGGGCGCTGATCAGTGCGATTTGCCGAGGATGGGTTTCCAGCAGGCTGCGGGTCAGCTGCAGGCTGGCCTGACGGTCGTCGCTGATCACCGAGCAGAAATGCGCAGGCTCCATCACCCGGTCGATGGCGATGATCGGAATGCCCTTGGCCTGCAACTCGCGGTAACTGTTGTCCCCGGTCGGCAGGCAACTGGCAACGATCAGCGCATCGCAGCGGCGGGCGCGGAACAGCTGCAGCAGTTGCCGCTCGCTGTCGGGCGCATCGTCGGAACTGGCGATCAGCAACTGATAGCCCCGCGCTCGGGCACCTTGTTCCAGCAGCTTGGCGATGCGCGCGTAACTGGGGTTTTCCAGGTCCGGCAGGATGAACCCCAAGGTACGCGTGTGCCGGCTGCGCAGCCCGGCGGCCTGGGGGTTGGGCGTGAAGCCATGTTCCTTGACCACCGCTCGCACCCGTTCGACGGTGGCGCTGCTGATGCGTTGCTGTTCGGCCTTGCCATTGATGACGTAGCTGGCGGTGGTCACGGACACACCGGCCAACTGGGCAATATCACTGAGTTTCAACCCGGTTTTCCTTGTTTTTTCGAGTTAGCCCCGACAATAAGGGCCATCCTACCCGATTCAAGCTGACGGTCACCGTCCAAGCGCTTACGACAAGTTGCACTTCAAGGATGAGAGATTATCGAGTAACGTGCCAATCTTTCTAGATTAAACGTTTCAGCAAGCGTATTTTCAAGGTTAGCAGGATTTTTTGGCCCGTCTGCCGCGATAGCGCCAAAAGCCGTCCTGTCACGCTAGGCTGATTCATTCAAAACAATACCTGGCGCCAACCGGACGCCAAAAAGGAGAAAGCATGCTCGAGCTCACTCTAGAGCAGATATCCATGGCTCAAACCGCTGTGGATAAAGACGCTGCGCTGCAACTGCTCGCTGACAAACTGGTGGCCGATGGCTTGGTAGCTGACGGCTACTTGGCTGGCTTGCAGGCCCGCGAAGCCCAGGGCTCGACCTTTCTTGGCCAAGGTATTGCCATCCCCCACGGCACGCCGCAAACCCGCGACCTGGTTTACTCCACCGGCGTGCGCTTGCTGCAATTCCCGGAAGGTGTGGACTGGGGCGACGGACAGATCGTTTACCTGGCCATCGGCATCGCGGCCAAGTCCGACGAACACCTGCGCCTGCTGCAACTGCTGACCCGCGCCCTCGGCGAGACTGACCTGGGCCAGGCTCTGCGCCGTGCCGGCTCTGCCGAAGCCTTATTGAAGCTGCTGCAAGGCGCGCCGCAGGAACTGGCCCTGGATGCGCAGATGATCGGCCTCGGCGTGTCGGCTGACGA
This genomic window contains:
- the cra gene encoding catabolite repressor/activator, whose translation is MKLSDIAQLAGVSVTTASYVINGKAEQQRISSATVERVRAVVKEHGFTPNPQAAGLRSRHTRTLGFILPDLENPSYARIAKLLEQGARARGYQLLIASSDDAPDSERQLLQLFRARRCDALIVASCLPTGDNSYRELQAKGIPIIAIDRVMEPAHFCSVISDDRQASLQLTRSLLETHPRQIALISARPELSISQERTAGFNEALAGFEGQVLIEHGESFSRECGRQLMDEMLARLGHLPDALITTSYVLLQGVFDALHDFPLKSRPLRLGTFGDTQLLDFLPLPVNAMSQQHQLIADKALELALAAIENDDYQPGVQAIARTFKQRIHQG
- a CDS encoding TatD family hydrolase, which encodes MELIDTHTHLDFPDFDTDRPALLADSRALGVRQMVVLGVYRDNWQRVWDLVQSDPDLHAALGLHPVYLDQHCPEDLAQLREWLARLAGHRQLCAVGEIGLDYYIETLDRERQQALFEAQLQLAAEFELPALIHVRRSHAAVIATLKRFGLKRTGIIHAFAGSLEEAREYIKLGFKLGLGGAATWPQALRMHRVLAKLPLEAVVLETDSPDMAPAMFPGQRNSPAHLPAICDALAEIMGISPHKLAEASTANARGLFGW
- a CDS encoding methyl-accepting chemotaxis protein, with the translated sequence MKSLLWPAVALMNRLSFGMKFSLISVLFLLPMLVTNFFLVRESYREFQGTQVELQSLDLLGSSLTLRRDLETLNNLVQINASLGQSGKAGDVEAKIGTLEQQVLARLQGMSAMAVEAEQVSAFDAKRDEMIAAFKAQQAESSLLSKSALIGKLLNNAQMFSQIIASQAGLSRDNQGDIRQLSELIIGMTPKVTQILGEGRALGASSLGLGFLNSASSTRFDELLAQIEKLQGEYDVKLQDALGSSKAAGQALATQADGSKGSLKKASDLIEEQVVMADTLDAPWPAFYDQVSGLMEQTYRLNESTQGFLGVQLQQRLEQNRSHMVLQAVALAVVFLLIFYLYAGFYASTRTTLQHLGQMMDKVAAGDMTVNFVARSKDELGELGEVFNGTVKKIHDLIEQVGRTVAEVERQAGQVETVSAQSNQAVAGQRSQIELVATAMNQMSATAQEVARSAAAAVSSAHSVNDETLSGRGLVESQQGSIARLASEIDQSVQVINQLAIDSQAISRVLDVIKSIAEQTNLLALNAAIEAARAGEQGRGFAVVADEVRTLAKRTQQSTEEIEAMITHLHSGVGAAVKAMGTSHEMASGTVGQSEKVQQALENILGAVGMIVDQNQQIAAAVEQQTAVAHDIDQNIVEINRAGERTAEGAYQTENASRELSAQVVQLKQLINAFRV